A window from Dioscorea cayenensis subsp. rotundata cultivar TDr96_F1 chromosome 10, TDr96_F1_v2_PseudoChromosome.rev07_lg8_w22 25.fasta, whole genome shotgun sequence encodes these proteins:
- the LOC120270192 gene encoding MA3 DOMAIN-CONTAINING TRANSLATION REGULATORY FACTOR 1-like, giving the protein MASPKEKEGFLTDEQRAVLRVAAQNAEVLSSSPRSPTSLLAEHPMKVATGNNKVPTVGFAVRHMRRSHSGKLVRVKKDGGGGKGTWGKLLDTDSDSRLDRNDPNYDSGEEPYHLVGATVTTPLDDYKKSVITIIEEYFSTGDVEQAASDLRELGSEEYHHYFVKKLVSTAMDRHDKEKEMASVLLSALYADVISSAQISQGFSMLLESADDLAVDILDAVDILALFIARAVVDDILPPAFLSKAKKTLSEASKGLEVIQIAEKSYLSAPHHAELVERRWGGSTHITVEEVKKKISDLLKEYLESGDTFEACRCIRELGVSFFHHEVVKRALILAMENQASESLISKLLKEAADEGLISSSQMMKGFSRLAESLDDLTLDIPSAKSAFQLLVPKAIDEGWLDSSFLKLSGADGDRNDEDADKVRKFKEEAGTIILEYFLSDDIPELVRSLEDLAAPEYNPIFLKKLITLAMDRKNREKEMASVLLSALRMEIFSTDDIVNGFIMLLESAEDTALDILDASNELALFLARAVIDDVLVPLNLEEISSKLPQNCSGSETVHMARTLISARHAGERILRCWGGGTGWAVEDAKDKITKLLEEYESGGDVGEACQCIRDLGMPFFNHEVVKKALVMAMEKKNDRILHFLQECFSEGLITINQMTKGFSRVRDGLDDLALDIPNAEEKFGYYVEHAKKLGWLLPSFVTAPPSSNAVAP; this is encoded by the exons ATGGCTTCGCCGAAGGAGAAAGAGGGGTTTCTGACTGATGAGCAGAGGGCGGTGTTGAGAGTTGCGGCGCAGAACGCTGAGGTGCTGTCGTCTTCGCCTAGATCGCCTACATCGTTGTTGGCTGAGCACCCGATGAAGGTCGCGACGGGGAACAATAAGGTTCCGACGGTTGGGTTCGCGGTGAGGCATATGAGGCGGTCGCACTCCGGGAAGCTCGTGCGAGTGAAGAAGG ATGGTGGCGGCGGCAAAGGGACGTGGGGTAAACTCCTTGATACTGATTCTGATTCTCGTCTTGATCGGAATGACCCAAATTACGACAGTGGTGAA GAACCCTATCATTTGGTGGGTGCTACTGTAACAACACCATTGGATGATTACAAAAAGTCTGTGATAACAATTATTGAGGAATACTTCAGCACAGGAGATGTGGAACAAGCTGCTTCTGATCTCAGAGAACTTGGCTCTGAAGAATACCATCATTACTTTGTTAAGAAACTTGTGTCCACTGCAATGGATAGACatgataaagagaaagaaatggCATCAGTCTTACTGTCTGCTTTATATGCTGATGTGATAAGCTCGGCTCAGATTAGCCAAGGGTTCTCTATGCTTCTTGAGTCTGCAGATGATTTAGCAGTTGACATCCTTGATGCAGTTGACATTCTGGCTCTTTTCATTGCACGTGCAGTTGTTGATGACATCCTCCCTCCTGCATTCCTTAGCAAGGCAAAGAAAACCCTTTCTGAGGCCTCCAAAGGACTTGAAGTTATACAAATTGCAGAGAAGAGTTACCTCTCGGCACCTCATCATGCAGAGCTAGTTGAGCGAAGATGGGGTGGTAGTACCCACATCACCGTAGAAGAGGTGAAGAAGAAAATTTCAGATTTGTTGAAAGAATATTTAGAGAGTGGGGATACTTTTGAGGCCTGCAGATGCATTAGGGAATTGGGTGTATCATTCTTCCACCATGAAGTAGTGAAAAGGGCTCTGATACTTGCAATGGAAAACCAGGCATCGGAATCACTTATATCGAAACTCCTAAAAGAAGCAGCAGATGAAGGCCTGATAAGCTCTAGTCAGATGATGAAGGGGTTCTCTAGGCTTGCTGAGAGCCTTGATGACCTTACTCTTGATATACCTTCTGCAAAAAGCGCTTTCCAGCTGCTAGTACCAAAAGCAATTGATGAAGGATGGCTTGACTCTTCTTTTCTGAAGCTTTCTGGTGCGGATGGAGATCGAAACGATGAAGATGCTGATAAAGTAAGAAAATTCAAGGAGGAAGCTGGTACCATAATTCTTGAATATTTTCTCTCTGATGACATTCCTGAACTTGTTCGAAGCCTTGAGGATCTTGCAGCTCCTGAATACAATCCCATTTTTCTCAAAAAGCTGATCACACTTGCCATGGACCGAAAGAACAGGGAGAAGGAGATGGCATCTGTTTTGCTTTCTGCACTGCGTATGGAAATTTTCTCAACTGATGATATAGTGAATGGATTCATCATGCTTCTAGAATCAGCTGAGGATACTGCACTTGACATTTTGGATGCCTCAAATGAGTTAGCTCTGTTTTTGGCTAGAGCGGTGATTGATGATGTGTTGGTTCCATTAAACCTGGAGGAGATCAGCAGCAAACTTCCACAAAATTGTAGCGGAAGTGAAACTGTACACATGGCTCGAACCCTAATTTCTGCCCGCCATGCAGGTGAGAGAATTCTAAGATGCTGGGGTGGTGGCACTGGTTGGGCAGTGGAGGATGCAAAGGACAAGATCACAAAGCTTCTGGAAGAGTATGAGAGCGGAGGTGATGTCGGTGAAGCTTGTCAATGCATCCGTGATCTTGGAATGCCATTCTTTAACCATGAAGTAGTTAAGAAAGCATTAGTTATGGCTATGGAGAAGAAGAACGACAGGATCCTGCATTTCTTACAAGAGTGCTTTAGTGAAGGATTGATCACCATCAACCAGATGACAAAAGGCTTTTCAAGAGTGAGGGATGGGCTTGATGACCTTGCTCTTGATATCCCGAATGCTGAGGAGAAGTTCGGTTATTATGTAGAGCATGCCAAGAAGCTTGGTTGGCTATTACCGTCCTTTGTGACTGCTCCGCCGTCCTCAAATGCCGTGGCCCCTTGA